The Agrococcus carbonis genome has a window encoding:
- a CDS encoding cytochrome c biogenesis protein ResB, with protein MDIPGGLGTITFEDVRRYGVIEVHVDHTQTPVLWITVVLFLSMLGSLLIPRRRMWVKAAEGRLELAGLARGEDPTLERAVEDLARRIGGDAVAGVGRRID; from the coding sequence GTGGACATCCCCGGTGGGCTCGGCACGATCACGTTCGAGGATGTGCGGCGCTACGGCGTGATTGAAGTGCACGTCGACCACACGCAGACGCCGGTGCTCTGGATTACGGTGGTGCTGTTCCTCTCCATGCTGGGTTCGCTGCTCATCCCGCGCCGCCGCATGTGGGTGAAGGCTGCGGAAGGGCGGCTCGAGCTCGCTGGGCTCGCGCGCGGCGAGGACCCGACGCTCGAGCGGGCGGTCGAAGACCTCGCAAGACGCATTGGGGGCGACGCTGTCGCCGGTGTTGGCCGGAGGATCGACTAA
- the resB gene encoding cytochrome c biogenesis protein ResB produces the protein MSRSSSRDHAAATDPLRPVDHVDEPERDELAFGSGPKLGVLGWLRFMWRQLTSMRTAIVLLLLLAVAAIPGSLVPQRSSDPNGVIQVRADNPELVWFYDALSLHDVYSSPWFSAIYILLFTSLVGCVIPRLMHHWKAMRALPPRTPARLSRLVGFQTVAGDASDLDRADGVLKKLGYRTTRYGDSVSAERGYLRETGNLLFHIAMLALILVVGLGSGFGYNGQRLLVEGRGFANTLSSYDTFTEGQWFDDATLPPFAVQLDDLDVVYETRNPNAVGAPLDFTAHVSVTEGGEARDAQIKVNEPLDVAGADLYLISNGYAPRISVRDAEGELVYDEYTPFLAQDDLMTSLGVMKLPDGLEEQLGLRGFFYPTAVELDTGALASAYPDIANPVLSLQAFTGDLGLDAGIPRSVYALETDEMTQIAGGESGTDALTIAPGQTVGWTSPVGSARSRSRMCGATA, from the coding sequence ATGTCACGATCATCTAGCCGCGATCACGCGGCCGCCACCGACCCGCTGCGCCCGGTCGACCACGTCGATGAGCCAGAGCGCGACGAGCTCGCCTTCGGTAGCGGGCCGAAGCTCGGCGTCCTCGGCTGGCTGCGGTTCATGTGGCGGCAGCTCACCTCGATGCGCACCGCGATCGTGCTGCTGCTGCTGCTCGCCGTGGCAGCGATTCCTGGCAGCCTCGTGCCGCAGCGCTCGAGCGACCCGAACGGCGTCATCCAGGTGCGCGCCGACAACCCCGAGCTCGTCTGGTTCTACGACGCGCTCTCGTTGCACGACGTCTACTCGAGCCCGTGGTTCTCGGCCATCTACATCCTGCTGTTCACCTCCTTGGTCGGCTGCGTCATCCCGCGCCTCATGCACCACTGGAAGGCCATGCGCGCGCTGCCGCCGCGCACGCCCGCCCGCCTGTCTCGCCTCGTCGGCTTCCAGACCGTGGCGGGCGACGCATCCGACCTCGACCGTGCGGATGGGGTGCTCAAGAAGCTCGGGTACCGCACGACGCGCTACGGCGACTCGGTCTCTGCCGAGCGCGGCTACCTGCGCGAGACGGGCAACCTGCTGTTCCACATCGCGATGCTCGCGCTGATCCTGGTGGTGGGGCTCGGCTCGGGCTTCGGCTACAACGGCCAGCGGCTGCTGGTGGAGGGGCGCGGGTTCGCGAACACGCTCTCGAGCTACGACACGTTCACGGAAGGGCAGTGGTTCGACGACGCGACCCTGCCGCCGTTCGCGGTGCAGCTCGATGACCTCGATGTCGTCTACGAGACGAGGAATCCGAACGCCGTGGGCGCGCCGCTCGATTTCACGGCACACGTGTCGGTCACTGAGGGCGGGGAGGCGCGCGACGCGCAGATCAAGGTGAACGAGCCGCTGGACGTCGCGGGCGCTGACCTCTACCTGATCTCCAACGGCTATGCACCGCGCATCTCGGTGCGCGATGCCGAGGGTGAGCTCGTCTACGACGAGTACACCCCATTCCTGGCGCAGGACGACCTGATGACGAGCCTGGGCGTGATGAAGTTGCCGGACGGCCTGGAGGAGCAGCTGGGGCTGCGTGGCTTCTTCTACCCGACCGCCGTGGAGCTCGACACCGGTGCGCTCGCGTCCGCGTACCCAGACATCGCCAACCCCGTGCTGTCGCTGCAGGCGTTTACGGGCGACCTTGGGCTCGACGCGGGCATCCCGCGCTCGGTGTACGCGCTGGAGACCGACGAGATGACGCAGATCGCGGGTGGGGAGTCGGGCACCGATGCGCTGACGATCGCGCCGGGGCAGACGGTGGGGTGGACATCCCCGGTGGGCTCGGCACGATCACGTTCGAGGATGTGCGGCGCTACGGCGTGA
- a CDS encoding cytochrome c biogenesis CcdA family protein, whose translation MSRLLVLSGALDPGGAVLSGQLLLSVPIALLAGIVSFASPCILPLVPGYLGLMGSLVGEEGGRARLITGVALFVGGLTAVFRARHRPRRHHQLVPARLVRGARARSRRAADPAGDGVRRAVPGPPTRMEAAATEGRRNVDSANCGDHLRARLDPVLGPDPSRHQRSHRHHRSAWQGALLGFAYALGLGIPFLLLAMGLGWMGSAMAWMRRHIRAINIGGGVTLMIIGLLMVTGVWDAIMNEMQGWIPSYVTII comes from the coding sequence ATGAGCCGGCTGCTCGTGCTGAGCGGTGCCCTGGACCCAGGCGGGGCCGTGCTCAGCGGGCAACTGCTGCTCTCCGTCCCGATCGCGCTGCTTGCGGGCATCGTCTCCTTCGCGAGTCCCTGCATCCTGCCGCTGGTCCCGGGTTATCTGGGCCTGATGGGATCGCTGGTCGGGGAGGAGGGCGGCCGTGCCAGGCTCATCACCGGCGTGGCGCTCTTCGTCGGCGGCTTGACCGCCGTGTTTCGTGCTCGGCACCGCCCTCGTCGGCACCATCAGCTCGTTCCTGCTCGTTTGGTCCGCGGTGCTCGTGCGCGTTCTCGGCGTGCTGCTGATCCTGCTGGGGATGGTGTTCGTCGGGCAGTTCCGGGTCCTCCAACGCGTATGGAAGCCGCCGCAACTGAAGGGCGGCGGAATGTGGACAGCGCCAATTGTGGGGATCATCTTCGCGCTCGGCTGGACCCCGTGCTCGGGCCCGACCCTAGCCGCCATCAGCGCTCTCACCGTCACCACCGTAGCGCCTGGCAAGGCGCCCTCCTCGGCTTCGCCTACGCCCTGGGGCTGGGCATACCGTTCCTGCTGCTCGCGATGGGGCTTGGCTGGATGGGCTCGGCGATGGCGTGGATGCGACGGCACATCCGGGCAATCAACATCGGCGGAGGTGTCACTCTGATGATCATCGGCCTACTGATGGTGACCGGTGTCTGGGACGCGATCATGAACGAGATGCAGGGGTGGATCCCCTCGTATGTCACGATCATCTAG
- a CDS encoding TlpA family protein disulfide reductase has translation MAGAAERADRSQRGSKLSTQSFPGRSSRSTVRGLLIPAVTVSALVLTGCGSAAGVDGQGGDAGYIAGDGIVTEIAPEARAAPGSFTGPLATGGEFDSATLDGVALVNFWYAACPPCRVEAPVLADLHAEYGDRVDFIGINVRDGAAQALAFEEEFGIEYPSVLDDQSAQGQLAFAGIVAPNAVPSTIILDAEGRVAARVSGAVTDTSILATLLQEELER, from the coding sequence ATCCCAGCGTGGGTCCAAGCTCTCGACACAGAGCTTCCCTGGCCGCAGCAGCCGCTCCACGGTCCGTGGTCTCTTGATCCCGGCGGTCACGGTGAGTGCGCTGGTGCTCACCGGCTGCGGCAGCGCAGCAGGTGTCGACGGCCAGGGCGGCGATGCCGGCTACATCGCGGGCGACGGTATCGTCACGGAGATCGCGCCGGAAGCGCGCGCCGCTCCCGGATCGTTCACCGGCCCCTTGGCCACCGGCGGCGAGTTCGACTCCGCAACGCTCGACGGGGTCGCGCTCGTCAACTTCTGGTACGCCGCCTGCCCGCCCTGCCGCGTCGAGGCGCCCGTGCTCGCGGACCTGCACGCCGAGTATGGTGACCGAGTCGACTTCATCGGGATCAACGTGCGCGATGGCGCCGCCCAGGCGCTGGCCTTCGAGGAGGAGTTCGGCATCGAATACCCTTCGGTGCTCGACGACCAATCCGCTCAGGGCCAGCTTGCGTTCGCAGGCATCGTCGCCCCCAACGCGGTGCCATCGACGATCATCCTCGACGCCGAGGGTCGTGTCGCTGCGCGCGTCTCCGGTGCCGTCACGGACACCAGCATTCTCGCGACCCTGCTGCAGGAGGAACTGGAGCGATGA